A part of Brettanomyces bruxellensis chromosome 3, complete sequence genomic DNA contains:
- a CDS encoding uncharacterized protein (SECRETED:SignalP(1-17)): MRFGALSLAALAGVALADLDARQVESLEVLFLDIEDNINGYIQYLMLNPGVSFPDGLVGLFTQIATYTDDSFTTLFITMSESEYDEIQSLETALPWYSTRILPKITIEVTSSKSSTSTPVTSSSSTTVPTTVKSTTSTSATTSSTSTTTTSTTTTPSSTSSTSAPSTTSSTSSTSSTTTPSTTSSTSSTTTPSTTSSTTSSAASSTSSSESTTETTTSSSSSSSETTTEATTSLSTSSSESSSALETSAVSSSATSSDAVTSADSSLSSTLYFTSAANSSAAAVTSVASSSTDLAATVPVNATSSYSNSVLFSNSTSISATSDASTAAASGSADVVTTIVTITSCSDHVCTKTAVTTGVKSFTTTENGTKTILTTYCPLSSVSKTSAIQATYSSTPATETTAAVPAVSTSVSSESTASEAAEVSTYEGAAVKFGYSSNLMAAAAALLLL, from the coding sequence ATGAGATTTGGAGCATTATCACTCGCAGCCCTTGCAGGTGTTGCATTAGCCGACCTTGATGCCAGACAGGTTGAAAGTTTGGAGGTTCTTTTCCttgatattgaagataACATCAATGGTTATATCCAGTATCTTATGTTAAACCCGGGAGTCAGTTTCCCTGATGGTTTGGTTGGATTGTTTACTCAAATCGCAACTTACACTGATGACTCTTTCACCACTCTTTTCATCACCATGTCCGAGTCAGAGTACGACGAGATTCAGTCGTTGGAAACCGCACTTCCATGGTATTCAACTAGAATCTTGCCAAAGATCACTATTGAAGTGACCTCGTCAAAATCTTCGACCTCTACCCCTGTtacttcttcctcatctaCGACAGTCCCAACTACTGTGAAGTCGACAACATCCACCTCAGCCACCACCTCGTCCACCTCGACAACGACAACATCAACGACTACTACCCCATCTTCTACTTCCTCTACTAGTGCCCCATCTACTACTTCATCTACCTCATCTACCTCATCCACTACTACTCCATCTACAACTTCATCTACCTCATCCACAACTACGCCATCGACTACGTCTTCTACTACTTCATCCGCTGCTTCATCTACTAGCTCCTCTGAATCTACTACGGAGACAACTACGTCATCGTCTAGTAGCTCATCCGAAACCACTACTGAAGCAACAACATCATTATCTACAAGTTCCTCTGAATCATCTTCGGCTTTGGAAACATCTGCAGTTTCGAGTTCTGCTACTAGCTCCGATGCAGTGACCTCAGCTGATTCGTCGCTATCTTCGACCTTGTACTTTACTTCCGCTGCAAACTCTTCGGCAGCTGCTGTTACAAGTGTTGCTTCTTCTAGCACTGATCTTGCTGCTACCGTTCCTGTGAATGCAACTTCGAGCTATTCTAATTCCGTTCTCTTCTCGAACAGTACTTCGATCTCGGCCACTTCTGATGCTAGTACTGCTGCTGCTTCAGGATCCGCCGATGTTGTCACTACTATTGTTACCATCACCTCCTGTTCCGACCATGTTTGCACCAAGACAGCAGTTACTACAGGTGTGAAATCCTTCACTACTACTGAGAATGGTACAAAGACCATTTTGACGACCTACTGTCCTCTCTCTTCAGTCAGTAAAACTTCCGCTATTCAGGCTACTTATTCGAGCACACCAGCAACTGAAACCACTGCTGCCGTTCCGGCTGTCTCGACTTCGGTTTCTTCAGAATCGACTGCTTCTGAGGCTGCAGAGGTTTCTACCTACGAGGGTGCTGCTGTTAAATTTGGTTACAGTTCCAATCTCATGGCCGCTGCTGCTgctcttttgcttttgtgA
- the THI7 gene encoding thiamine transporter thi7 produces the protein MSQENEETCDNRGTFKKWFSFLEVPHKGEEKPSFLRNDDLLPIRKEDQTWGFWSNFAYWGILSFNVGTWMAASSALTYGLSYADIIGAFILGDVVTIIFTLANSYPGCDWKVGYTVTQRLVFGIYGSAIGVCVRVLVSIVNYGSTAWVGGLCVNIVLDSWSDKYLNMKNTLPSNVNMTSKELIGFAIFHLITIFFYFMKPRKMNYVLIWSCAACGISMLGMVIYLCTKAGGAGSSFSAPATIHGSQWSWMFCYMISYWFGSVSPGSTNQSDYSRFSSNKTGLWLGTIIALLIPTTIVPIFGVLGASASKQLYDQNCWMPTDILEHWMNDGYSSGARAASFFCGLSFMFTQIGYAINACGFAAGMDLSGLLPKYINIIRGAIFTALLSWAVQPWNFYNSNSTFLTVVSSFGVIMTPIISVMIADNFLVHKRRYAISEVFKLKGEYYYSYGFNWRAIIASICGIAPGIPGIIWQVDQDAFNDNGIVNFYYADSFTSFAISFFLYWVLCILFPFKIGKEQDEEDYYGSFTKEVAIKKGMIPYDDSKDISFTDVEPIDRKKNTHKS, from the coding sequence ATGAGCCAGGAAAACGAAGAGACTTGTGATAACAGAGGAACTTTTAAAAAATGGTTTTCATTTCTAGAAGTTCCACATAAAGGTGAAGAGAAGCCATCCTTTCTAAGAAATGATGATTTATTACCCatcagaaaagaagacCAAACTTGGGGGTTCTGGTCCAATTTTGCGTATTGGGGAATTCTTTCATTCAACGTAGGAACATGGATGGCGGCAAGTAGTGCTCTTACCTACGGTCTTAGCTATGCAGATATTATTGGAGCATTCATTTTGGGGGATGTTGTGACAATAATCTTTACGCTAGCAAATTCGTATCCTGGATGTGATTGGAAAGTTGGCTATACTGTTACTCAAAGACTTGTGTTTGGCATCTATGGTTCGGCTATTGGTGTTTGTGTCAGGGTTCTTGTTTCTATTGTGAATTACGGTTCTACGGCATGGGTTGGCGGTTTATGTGTTAATATTGTTCTTGATTCTTGGTCAGATAAGTATCTCAATATGAAGAACACGCTCCCTTCAAATGTGAACATGACTTCAAAGGAACTTATTGGttttgcaatatttcatctAATTAcgattttcttttactttatgaagcCAAGGAAGATGAACTATGTTTTGATATGGTCATGTGCTGCTTGTGGTATCAGTATGCTTGGTATGGTGATTTATCTCTGTACTAAAGCAGGAGGAGCTGGTTCATCCTTTTCCGCACCTGCAACAATTCATGGCTCACAATGGAGTTGGATGTTTTGTTATATGATATCCTATTGGTTTGGCTCCGTCTCTCCTGGATCGACAAACCAAAGTGACTACTCTAGGTTTTCTAGTAACAAGACAGGCCTTTGGTTGGGAACTATAATTGCTTTGTTAATTCCTACAACAATCGTTCCAATATTTGGTGTTTTGGGCGCTTCTGCTTCTAAGCAACTTTATGACCAGAATTGCTGGATGCCCACTGATATTTTAGAGCATTGGATGAATGATGGTTACTCTTCAGGTGCAAGGGCggcttcatttttttgcggATTATCATTCATGTTTACTCAGATAGGTTATGCAATTAATGCATGTGGGTTTGCGGCAGGTATGGATTTGTCCGGTTTGCTTCCAAAGTATATAAACATTATTCGGGGAGCAATATTTACTGCCTTACTTTCCTGGGCTGTACAACCGTGGAACTTTTATAATTCCAACTCTACATTTCTAACGGTTGTATCCTCGTTTGGTGTTATTATGACTCCAATTATTTCAGTCATGATAGCAGATAATTTCTTGGTTCACAAGAGGAGGTACGCTATCAGTGAGGTTTTTAAATTGAAGGGAGAATATTATTACAGTTATGGCTTCAATTGGAGAGCCATCATAGCTTCAATTTGTGGAATTGCACCAGGAATTCCAGGAATTATCTGGCAAGTTGATCAAGATGCTTTTAACGATAATGGAATTGTCAATTTTTACTATGCTGATTCCTTTACGTCATTtgcaatttccttttttttgtattgGGTACTATGTATTTTGTTTCCTTTCAAAATTGGTAAAGAGCAAGACGAAGAAGATTACTATGGCTCTTTTACCAAAGAGGTTGCcataaaaaaaggaatgaTACCTTATGATGATTCTAAGGATATCAGTTTTACCGACGTTGAGCCAATAGacaggaagaagaatacGCACAAAAGTTAA